The following are from one region of the Gloeomargarita lithophora Alchichica-D10 genome:
- a CDS encoding Txe/YoeB family addiction module toxin — translation MKWKLVYTKQAQKDAKKISASNLKSKVLELLYLLQNNPFQTPPPFEKLVGDLAGAYSRRINLQHRLVYEVIEAEQIVKIIRMWTHYE, via the coding sequence GTGAAGTGGAAGTTAGTTTATACCAAGCAGGCACAAAAAGATGCCAAGAAAATATCTGCAAGTAACCTCAAAAGCAAAGTTTTAGAATTGTTGTATCTACTTCAAAATAATCCCTTCCAAACCCCGCCCCCTTTTGAAAAATTGGTTGGCGATCTTGCTGGTGCATACTCAAGAAGAATAAATCTTCAACACCGTCTCGTTTATGAAGTAATCGAAGCAGAACAAATAGTTAAAATAATCAGAATGTGGACACATTATGAATAA
- a CDS encoding type II toxin-antitoxin system Phd/YefM family antitoxin, whose protein sequence is MPKISVTEAQSTLPDLIDSVYQSQEPIVISGQNQNAVLISEDAWTGIQETIYLLSIPKMGESIREGLCTPLSDCSEELDW, encoded by the coding sequence ATGCCTAAAATCTCTGTAACTGAAGCCCAATCTACACTGCCTGACTTGATTGACTCTGTTTATCAGTCACAGGAGCCAATAGTTATTTCGGGGCAGAATCAAAATGCCGTTTTAATCTCTGAAGATGCTTGGACAGGAATCCAAGAAACAATATATCTACTCTCCATTCCAAAAATGGGTGAGTCAATCAGAGAAGGTTTATGTACTCCACTGAGCGATTGTAGTGAGGAGCTAGATTGGTGA
- a CDS encoding FUSC family protein codes for MQWHRSRFLRLILKLEVEKLAIANGLRSALALGVPLGIGELVRHPESGLLVGLMAFFVNLANVGGSYRSRALAMGTATLGIAISVFVGTLGADIPPLAVGLMLLWGLGCGLAYLYGEVGSIVGLVVGISFIFAINTPGDFTLALERLLLCLVAGGWAMLLSLIMWPFTPYTPLQASVAACYRAIADYIQEFPKKAIPGEIDPTKIRYVLKIRQTLERARTVLGTQRLGQEIRSWMDEQLLILIHDAERLFGSVTALIELTEVTAGYQRFHTVQLLTNQALSQMANLTQGIAQTISGQSVALSLDNLQPIYKALQEQERWQKIALSTPAKDYSALGPLVHLVHLVEKLMRQFEHTMESAKALHLDSKPIQHRGERLLVPQPPPGKSDAPPVFFAPLRDNLTLDSAIFRHALRLGVALAVGVVVYTTADLAKGYWTTITIIFVLKPDFGSTFERFFHRVGGTILGAIVAAVLLATITNKFVLDALIIVAVFLGISLLKVHYGYAVTFFSIFVLLLTDRNNPAGWEFIDIRVVNTLIGAGLAIVAHALMWPNWERQRYSSQLAHAVRECHNYFQTVMAVYLGEGERKAAIPNQKRQTGLAIINAQASCQRLLGEPQTPPELAEPLMTILVYLSRFTNAVTALNVHLDPFAKTQPLPELETCVQQISVLLNQIAEALQQETLPPDLPDLDSGMQSLDLRLKALHADYLQKSTPSAPNYQFVDNYSVVKMESEQIVRWLTALHSALVRLHTAKLQNH; via the coding sequence ATGCAGTGGCACCGTAGCCGTTTCCTGCGGTTGATTCTCAAGCTCGAAGTGGAGAAACTTGCCATTGCTAATGGTCTGCGGAGTGCCTTGGCGCTGGGGGTGCCCCTGGGGATTGGGGAACTGGTGCGCCATCCGGAAAGTGGCCTGCTGGTCGGTTTGATGGCTTTTTTTGTCAATCTAGCCAATGTCGGTGGCTCCTATCGGTCGAGGGCACTGGCGATGGGGACGGCCACCCTGGGCATCGCCATTTCGGTTTTTGTGGGCACCCTGGGGGCTGACATTCCGCCCTTGGCCGTGGGCTTGATGTTGCTTTGGGGCTTGGGTTGTGGTCTGGCCTACCTGTACGGAGAAGTGGGTTCAATCGTGGGTCTGGTGGTGGGTATTTCGTTCATTTTTGCCATCAATACACCCGGCGATTTTACCCTCGCCCTGGAGCGATTACTGCTCTGCCTGGTGGCCGGGGGATGGGCGATGCTGTTGTCTCTGATTATGTGGCCGTTTACCCCCTACACCCCCCTGCAAGCGAGTGTCGCCGCCTGCTATCGAGCCATTGCTGATTATATTCAAGAGTTCCCCAAAAAGGCAATTCCAGGGGAAATTGACCCGACAAAAATCCGTTATGTGCTCAAAATCAGACAAACTTTGGAACGGGCGAGAACCGTCCTGGGAACCCAACGCCTCGGACAAGAAATTCGCAGTTGGATGGATGAGCAATTACTAATACTTATTCACGATGCGGAACGCTTATTTGGCTCGGTCACCGCCTTGATTGAGCTAACCGAGGTCACTGCTGGGTATCAACGATTTCACACCGTTCAACTGCTTACCAACCAAGCCCTCAGCCAGATGGCAAACCTGACCCAGGGGATTGCTCAAACCATCTCTGGTCAATCGGTTGCCCTTTCCCTGGACAATTTACAGCCTATTTATAAAGCCCTACAGGAACAGGAACGCTGGCAAAAAATTGCGCTATCTACCCCTGCCAAAGACTACTCCGCCCTAGGGCCACTGGTGCATCTTGTCCATTTGGTCGAGAAACTAATGCGGCAATTTGAGCATACGATGGAGAGTGCGAAAGCGTTGCACCTGGACAGCAAGCCCATCCAGCATAGGGGTGAGCGCCTGCTTGTGCCCCAGCCCCCACCGGGGAAAAGCGATGCCCCACCGGTATTTTTCGCCCCACTGCGGGATAATCTGACGTTAGATTCGGCCATTTTTCGCCATGCCCTGCGGCTGGGGGTCGCCTTGGCGGTCGGGGTTGTTGTTTATACCACTGCCGATCTAGCCAAGGGATACTGGACAACAATTACGATTATATTTGTCCTAAAACCGGATTTTGGTAGCACCTTCGAGCGATTTTTTCACCGAGTAGGTGGCACAATTCTGGGCGCAATAGTAGCGGCGGTTCTGCTGGCAACAATCACCAATAAATTTGTATTGGATGCGTTGATAATAGTGGCCGTATTTTTGGGGATTTCCCTCCTCAAAGTTCACTACGGGTACGCTGTTACTTTCTTCTCTATTTTTGTCTTACTGCTCACGGACAGGAACAATCCGGCTGGTTGGGAATTTATTGATATTCGAGTCGTAAATACCCTAATTGGTGCGGGTTTAGCCATCGTTGCCCACGCTCTCATGTGGCCAAACTGGGAACGCCAACGCTACTCCAGCCAACTAGCCCATGCGGTGCGTGAGTGCCACAACTACTTCCAGACTGTGATGGCAGTCTATTTGGGTGAGGGAGAACGCAAGGCGGCCATTCCCAACCAAAAGCGACAAACGGGTTTAGCCATCATCAATGCCCAAGCCTCCTGCCAGCGATTATTGGGTGAACCACAAACCCCCCCTGAATTAGCAGAACCGCTGATGACCATCCTGGTTTATTTAAGCCGTTTTACCAATGCGGTGACTGCCCTAAATGTCCATCTTGACCCGTTTGCTAAAACCCAGCCATTGCCTGAGTTAGAAACCTGCGTTCAGCAAATTTCGGTGTTACTCAACCAAATTGCCGAAGCTCTCCAACAGGAAACATTGCCGCCAGATTTACCCGACCTAGACAGCGGGATGCAAAGCCTAGATTTGCGCCTCAAGGCACTGCACGCCGACTATTTGCAGAAATCAACCCCATCGGCTCCTAACTATCAGTTTGTGGATAATTATAGTGTGGTAAAAATGGAATCTGAGCAAATTGTGCGTTGGCTAACTGCCCTCCATTCAGCCTTGGTACGACTGCATACAGCAAAGTTACAAAACCATTGA
- a CDS encoding glutathione S-transferase family protein produces MLKLYYTRFSAYARPVWLALLEKDLPFTLAEVNLAGEQFTPEFMALNPFSHVPVLVDGDLRVIESLAILDYLEARYPDPPLLPREATVLAQVRMAQMVTLHELLPGLFRLLIGDGSAAELAYAQMRTQQALGFLEHLLGDAPYFAGKQLTYAEIVAGTLVHRAADVGINLAAYPRLSNWSAGLLTRPTWQQIALSAEDWQWFRQRIRVMPKIWQRRRHQRIEAITQGGLQFQP; encoded by the coding sequence ATGTTAAAGCTGTACTACACGCGGTTTTCCGCCTATGCCCGTCCGGTGTGGTTAGCCCTGCTAGAAAAGGATTTGCCCTTCACGTTGGCGGAGGTGAATTTGGCTGGGGAGCAATTTACCCCGGAGTTTATGGCGTTAAATCCGTTTAGTCATGTGCCGGTGCTGGTGGATGGTGACCTGCGGGTGATCGAGTCCCTGGCGATTTTGGATTATTTGGAAGCTCGGTATCCTGACCCGCCGCTGTTGCCCAGGGAAGCAACGGTTTTAGCCCAGGTACGCATGGCGCAGATGGTGACGCTGCATGAGTTATTGCCGGGGCTATTTCGCCTGTTGATTGGGGATGGCTCCGCCGCTGAATTAGCCTATGCCCAAATGCGAACCCAGCAGGCGTTGGGTTTTTTAGAACATTTATTGGGGGATGCCCCTTATTTCGCGGGGAAACAGTTGACCTATGCGGAAATTGTGGCCGGGACGCTGGTACATCGGGCTGCGGATGTGGGCATCAATTTGGCGGCTTATCCCCGATTATCCAACTGGTCTGCGGGGCTATTGACCCGACCCACCTGGCAACAGATTGCCTTGAGTGCTGAAGATTGGCAATGGTTTCGCCAACGCATCCGGGTGATGCCCAAAATTTGGCAACGCCGCCGTCACCAACGCATCGAGGCGATTACCCAAGGGGGTTTGCAGTTTCAGCCATAG
- a CDS encoding bifunctional riboflavin kinase/FAD synthetase, producing the protein MWTTETLSHVLTPTAIALGNFDGLHRGHRAVIDPILHDPEAQATVVTFRPHPVEYFSGQPRALLTPLAEKQEILASWGVQQLVLLTFDRELAQLTPAAFLTEIVAKHLQARRVSVGFDFCFGRERQGNAELLQKLGQKMGITVTIIPECRLDGERISSSRVRELLLAGQPEQVQRLLGRPYQLMGEVVRGQSLGHKLGFPTANLHLPARKFLPRQGVYCVEVMGEPWPQAQPGVMNLGYRPTVDGQTLTAEVHLLVWQGDLYGQQLWVGLRHFLRPEQKFAGVSALQAQIQQDCQAARDFFQLPLQQLEPT; encoded by the coding sequence GTGTGGACAACCGAAACTCTGAGTCACGTTTTGACCCCGACGGCGATTGCCCTGGGGAACTTTGATGGCCTGCACCGAGGTCACCGGGCGGTTATTGATCCGATTTTGCACGACCCGGAGGCGCAGGCAACCGTAGTCACCTTTCGCCCCCATCCGGTGGAGTACTTCAGCGGTCAGCCCCGTGCCCTGTTGACTCCCCTGGCGGAAAAGCAAGAAATACTGGCGAGTTGGGGTGTCCAGCAGTTGGTATTACTGACCTTTGATCGGGAGTTGGCGCAACTGACCCCGGCGGCATTTCTCACTGAAATTGTTGCGAAACATCTACAAGCCCGACGGGTGAGCGTGGGATTTGATTTTTGTTTTGGCCGGGAACGGCAAGGTAATGCGGAATTACTGCAAAAATTAGGTCAAAAAATGGGCATTACCGTGACCATTATCCCAGAATGTCGCCTGGATGGGGAAAGAATTAGCAGTTCCCGGGTGCGGGAGTTGTTACTTGCGGGGCAACCGGAACAGGTGCAACGCTTGTTGGGGCGGCCTTATCAACTGATGGGTGAGGTGGTACGGGGGCAATCCCTGGGGCATAAGTTGGGCTTTCCCACGGCGAATTTGCATTTGCCCGCACGGAAATTTTTGCCACGCCAGGGGGTGTACTGCGTGGAGGTAATGGGGGAGCCTTGGCCGCAGGCGCAACCTGGGGTAATGAATCTGGGGTATCGCCCCACCGTGGACGGGCAAACCCTGACGGCGGAAGTGCATTTGCTGGTATGGCAGGGGGATTTGTATGGCCAGCAGTTGTGGGTGGGGTTACGGCATTTTTTGCGCCCAGAACAAAAGTTTGCCGGGGTGAGTGCCCTGCAAGCCCAAATTCAACAGGATTGCCAGGCGGCGCGGGATTTTTTCCAATTACCTTTACAACAGTTGGAACCAACTTAA
- a CDS encoding tetratricopeptide repeat protein, producing MLHTGRQKAERGDHREAIQDFDRVLGQEPQNAEAYYERGVAYRRLQDYSQALADLNQAILFNPNMGEAYYNRGLIRFKVKDYQRAVEDYSKALEFNAEAAEFYHNRSLARRKLGDYEGASSDYKKALDLNPNYRYIHKEVTTHKQRMGADDFYERGLVKMEKGDYKGALEELNQALRMDTDLAPCYFDRAKVRLAIGDEVGGVDDLRKAADLFLEIGDTERCDQVAEVLKMQRFRDV from the coding sequence TTGCTCCATACCGGACGGCAAAAAGCGGAACGGGGCGACCATCGGGAGGCCATCCAGGATTTTGACCGGGTGTTAGGCCAGGAACCGCAAAATGCTGAGGCTTACTATGAGCGGGGGGTGGCCTACCGCCGATTGCAGGATTATTCCCAAGCCTTGGCGGACTTGAATCAGGCGATTTTGTTTAACCCCAATATGGGCGAGGCTTATTATAATCGCGGGTTGATTCGTTTCAAGGTAAAGGACTATCAACGGGCGGTAGAAGACTACAGCAAAGCCCTAGAATTTAACGCTGAGGCGGCGGAATTTTATCACAATCGCAGTTTAGCTCGCCGCAAGTTGGGGGACTACGAAGGAGCGTCATCCGATTACAAAAAAGCCCTCGATTTGAACCCCAATTACCGTTACATTCACAAGGAAGTTACGACCCACAAACAGCGAATGGGGGCGGATGATTTTTATGAACGAGGGTTGGTCAAGATGGAAAAAGGGGACTACAAAGGAGCCTTAGAAGAACTCAATCAAGCCCTGCGCATGGATACGGATTTAGCCCCCTGTTATTTTGACCGAGCTAAAGTGCGCCTTGCCATAGGGGATGAAGTAGGGGGGGTAGATGACCTACGGAAAGCCGCCGATTTGTTTCTGGAAATCGGGGACACGGAACGGTGTGACCAAGTGGCGGAAGTATTAAAAATGCAACGGTTCCGGGATGTTTAA
- a CDS encoding iron uptake porin: MRSTLAKFFQVAPAAFGAVVAFGGVANAQAVPAADPVNPTLQKSEQYYVGPSMMNQAQVTSVSEFVDVKPTDWAFLALQSLVERYGCIVGLPTNPPTFQGRRATTRFEFAAGLNACLDRINELIAAAVEPLATKEDLLVLQKLQEEFAAELSIIRGRVDALEARTALLEQQQFSTVTKLRSEVIFAPYGVNGGDIAYNRIENALLSGNRNFTGAVSAGAGRGAVVGGPVGSGPPNGTRGSRADNLAMGYRVRLNFDTSFTGNDFLRVRIQAADLANLNAATGTNAARLGFDNTTGGNVVLDEVYYRFTFDKGRGRILIGSGIEPDDGFDIYTPIGSSGSGSISRFGRYNPLFYRPGAASGSGGFVGYKFNNIFRVDAGYLASNPPTAGGGPGTPVSAFNPDLGLFGSNYTANLMLGIEPLRNFKFGVGVAHTYNETFTDAATGTAASGINLSGSTGTDFAVNPFNPAGTPLLSAAGRTAVNLTTANFMFQWRALPKFTLAGWFGYGFAQGQSDTAPVPGSNQGTRRANLLTAALQFIFPDVFNRRGDTAAVIVGIPPYVTSSEWNGGTSVGFGGINNVPQNAGNAPPSQGPRRLNLRDTSVPIHVEAFYRFRVNKFIQVTPGAFAVFNPNGQNENAPIVVYTIRTTFAF; the protein is encoded by the coding sequence ATGCGTAGTACGTTGGCTAAGTTTTTTCAAGTTGCCCCTGCCGCCTTCGGTGCGGTGGTGGCTTTTGGTGGGGTTGCCAATGCCCAAGCGGTGCCTGCCGCTGACCCGGTTAATCCCACGTTGCAAAAGTCGGAACAGTATTATGTCGGGCCTTCGATGATGAATCAAGCTCAGGTGACTTCGGTTTCTGAGTTTGTGGATGTGAAGCCGACGGACTGGGCATTTTTGGCTCTGCAGTCTTTGGTGGAGCGGTACGGTTGTATCGTCGGTTTGCCCACCAATCCCCCGACGTTCCAAGGTCGGCGGGCAACTACCCGGTTTGAGTTTGCCGCCGGTTTGAATGCCTGTTTGGATCGGATCAATGAATTGATTGCCGCCGCTGTGGAACCCTTGGCGACCAAGGAAGATTTGTTGGTTCTGCAAAAACTGCAAGAAGAGTTCGCCGCTGAGTTGTCCATCATCCGGGGACGGGTGGATGCCCTGGAAGCCCGGACGGCACTTTTGGAGCAACAACAGTTTTCCACGGTGACGAAGCTCCGTAGTGAGGTGATTTTTGCGCCTTACGGTGTCAACGGTGGGGATATTGCCTACAACCGGATTGAAAATGCTCTGCTCAGTGGCAATCGTAACTTCACTGGGGCGGTATCGGCTGGTGCTGGTAGAGGTGCTGTGGTTGGCGGTCCTGTGGGTTCGGGGCCGCCGAATGGCACCAGGGGGAGCCGGGCGGATAATTTGGCCATGGGCTACCGGGTGCGGTTGAACTTCGATACCAGTTTCACCGGCAATGACTTCCTGCGGGTGCGGATTCAGGCGGCTGACCTAGCCAACCTAAATGCGGCCACGGGTACCAACGCCGCTCGGCTGGGCTTTGACAATACCACCGGCGGTAACGTGGTGCTGGACGAAGTGTACTACCGGTTTACCTTTGATAAAGGGCGGGGGAGGATACTTATCGGCTCGGGTATCGAACCGGATGATGGCTTCGATATCTACACTCCCATCGGTTCTAGCGGTAGTGGTTCCATTTCCCGGTTTGGGCGTTATAACCCCCTGTTCTACCGGCCTGGTGCGGCCAGCGGTTCGGGTGGTTTCGTGGGTTACAAGTTCAACAACATCTTCCGGGTAGATGCGGGTTACTTGGCCAGCAATCCGCCTACGGCCGGTGGTGGTCCTGGTACTCCCGTTAGTGCCTTCAACCCGGACTTGGGCTTGTTTGGCTCCAACTACACCGCCAATTTGATGTTGGGTATTGAACCCCTGCGGAACTTTAAGTTTGGGGTTGGGGTGGCTCATACCTACAATGAAACCTTCACGGATGCGGCTACGGGTACTGCCGCCTCTGGGATTAACTTGAGTGGCAGTACAGGTACGGACTTTGCGGTCAATCCTTTCAATCCGGCGGGTACGCCCTTGCTGTCAGCTGCCGGTCGGACGGCGGTGAATTTGACCACGGCGAATTTCATGTTCCAGTGGCGGGCATTGCCCAAGTTCACCCTGGCGGGGTGGTTTGGCTATGGGTTTGCTCAGGGTCAGAGCGATACCGCTCCGGTTCCAGGTTCCAATCAAGGCACCCGCCGGGCAAATCTGTTGACGGCGGCTCTGCAATTCATCTTCCCGGATGTGTTCAACCGGCGGGGTGATACGGCGGCGGTAATTGTGGGTATTCCTCCCTATGTGACCTCCAGTGAGTGGAATGGGGGTACAAGTGTCGGTTTTGGTGGAATTAATAACGTTCCTCAGAATGCTGGCAATGCGCCGCCGTCTCAAGGCCCTCGCCGCTTGAACCTGCGGGATACCTCGGTGCCGATTCATGTGGAAGCCTTTTATCGCTTTCGGGTGAACAAGTTCATCCAGGTGACTCCGGGTGCGTTTGCGGTGTTTAACCCCAATGGTCAAAACGAGAATGCCCCGATTGTGGTTTATACCATTCGGACGACGTTTGCGTTCTAA